A part of Perognathus longimembris pacificus isolate PPM17 chromosome 18, ASM2315922v1, whole genome shotgun sequence genomic DNA contains:
- the LOC125366823 gene encoding coiled-coil domain-containing protein 25-like isoform X1 has product MDCAHLVKANSIQGCKMNNVNVVYTPWSNLKKTVDVDVGQIGFHRQKDVKIVTVEKKVNEILNRLEKTKSERFPDLAAEKEGRDWEERNEKKAQIQEMKREKEEMKKKREMDELRSYSSLMKVEDMSSNQDCNDSDEFM; this is encoded by the coding sequence ATGGACTGTGCCCACCTCGTGAAGGCCAACAGCATTCAAGGCTGCAAGATGAACAACGTCAATGTGGTGTACACACCGTGGTCTAACCTGAAGAAAACAGTGGACGTGGATGTGGGGCAGATAGGCTTTCACAGGCAGAAGGACGTAAAAATTGTGACAGTAGAGAAGAAAGTGAATGAGATCCTGAACCGGTTAGAAAAGACTAAATCAGAGAGGTTCCCAGACCTGGCAGCAGAAAAGGAAGGCCGAGActgggaagaaaggaatgaaaaaaaagcccaaattcaggaaatgaagagagagaaagaagagatgaagaaaaagagggaaatggaCGAACTTAGGAGCTATTCATCCCTAATGAAAGTTGAGGATATGTCTTCAAATCAGGATTGCAATGACTCCGATGAATTCATGTGA
- the LOC125366823 gene encoding coiled-coil domain-containing protein 25-like isoform X2, protein MVFYFSSSGANSSTYTIYMGKDKYENEDLIKYGWPEDIWFHVDKISLAHVYLRLHKCSGEKIEDIPKEVLMDCAHLVKANSIQGCKMNNVNVVYTPWSNLKKTVDVDVGQIGFHRQKDVKIVTVEKKVNEILNRLEKTKSERFPDLAAEKEGRDWEERNEKKAQIQEMKREKEEMKKKREMDELRSYSSLMKVEDMSSNQDCNDSDEFM, encoded by the exons ATGGTGTTCTACTTCAGCAGCAGTGGCGCTAATTCATCCACTTACACTAtttacatgggaaaggataaatatgaaaatgaagatcTGATAAAGTATGGCTGGCCAGAAGATATTTGGTTTCATGTGGACAAAATCTCTTTGGCTCATGTATACCTTCGATTACATAAGTGTTCT GGAGAGAAGATAGAAGACATTCCAAAGGAGGTGCTAATGGACTGTGCCCACCTCGTGAAGGCCAACAGCATTCAAGGCTGCAAGATGAACAACGTCAATGTGGTGTACACACCGTGGTCTAACCTGAAGAAAACAGTGGACGTGGATGTGGGGCAGATAGGCTTTCACAGGCAGAAGGACGTAAAAATTGTGACAGTAGAGAAGAAAGTGAATGAGATCCTGAACCGGTTAGAAAAGACTAAATCAGAGAGGTTCCCAGACCTGGCAGCAGAAAAGGAAGGCCGAGActgggaagaaaggaatgaaaaaaaagcccaaattcaggaaatgaagagagagaaagaagagatgaagaaaaagagggaaatggaCGAACTTAGGAGCTATTCATCCCTAATGAAAGTTGAGGATATGTCTTCAAATCAGGATTGCAATGACTCCGATGAATTCATGTGA